The following are encoded in a window of Pseudobacteroides sp. genomic DNA:
- the purD gene encoding phosphoribosylamine--glycine ligase, translating into MKILVVGSGGREHTIIWKIAQSPLVTKLYCAPGNGGISTLAECVPIKAMDIEGIVKFSKDNMIDLVVVAPDDPLAAGMVDELEKAGIRAFGPYKNAAVIEGSKAFAKDLMKKYSIPTAKYETFDNYEHAIEYLKHQEYPVVIKADGLALGKGVIIAQGFDQAQEAVNSMMNDKVFGSAGNKVVIEEFLVGPEVSILAFTDGKTIKPMVSSQDHKRVFDNDEGPNTGGMGTFAPSKIYTPEIADYCMEKIMKPTIEAMNKENRKFKGVIYFGFILTKEGPKVLEYNARFGDPETQVVLPQLESDLVEIFNAVIDEKLSEMDIKWSSSAAVCVVMASGGYPGKYDTGLEISGLADAEHDANTVVFHAGTKYENGRFYTAGGRVLGVTALEPTMEQAIGKAYQAVEKISFRGAHFRKDIGRKY; encoded by the coding sequence ATGAAAATTCTGGTTGTAGGTAGTGGAGGGCGTGAGCATACAATTATATGGAAAATTGCACAAAGCCCATTGGTTACAAAACTGTATTGTGCACCGGGAAACGGTGGTATTTCAACGTTAGCTGAATGTGTTCCCATCAAAGCCATGGATATAGAGGGAATTGTAAAATTTTCAAAAGACAATATGATAGATCTGGTAGTTGTCGCCCCCGATGATCCTTTGGCAGCAGGCATGGTGGATGAGCTGGAAAAGGCAGGCATCAGAGCCTTCGGACCATATAAAAATGCTGCGGTTATTGAGGGAAGCAAGGCTTTTGCAAAGGATTTGATGAAAAAATATTCAATTCCTACTGCAAAATATGAAACCTTTGACAACTATGAGCATGCTATTGAGTATTTAAAGCATCAGGAGTATCCTGTGGTAATAAAGGCAGATGGGTTGGCACTTGGCAAAGGTGTTATAATAGCTCAAGGTTTTGATCAGGCACAGGAAGCTGTCAACAGTATGATGAACGATAAGGTTTTTGGTAGTGCCGGGAATAAGGTTGTTATTGAAGAGTTTCTTGTTGGTCCTGAAGTGTCTATTCTGGCATTTACCGATGGAAAAACAATTAAGCCTATGGTTAGCTCCCAGGACCATAAAAGAGTATTTGACAATGATGAGGGGCCTAATACAGGAGGAATGGGCACATTTGCTCCTAGTAAGATATATACCCCGGAAATCGCCGACTACTGCATGGAAAAAATAATGAAGCCTACAATAGAAGCAATGAATAAGGAAAACAGAAAGTTTAAAGGCGTTATTTATTTTGGGTTTATACTGACTAAGGAAGGTCCTAAAGTTCTTGAATACAATGCAAGGTTTGGGGATCCCGAGACGCAGGTTGTACTTCCCCAACTAGAGAGTGACTTGGTAGAGATATTCAATGCGGTAATTGATGAAAAGCTAAGTGAGATGGATATCAAGTGGAGCAGCAGTGCAGCAGTTTGCGTAGTTATGGCATCTGGAGGCTATCCTGGAAAATATGATACAGGCCTCGAAATATCAGGACTTGCTGATGCAGAGCACGATGCCAATACAGTGGTGTTTCATGCCGGAACCAAATATGAAAACGGAAGGTTTTACACTGCTGGAGGCAGGGTTTTAGGTGTTACAGCACTTGAACCTACAATGGAACAAGCAATTGGAAAGGCTTACCAAGCAGTTGAAAAAATCTCCTTTAGGGGTGCACACTTCAGAAAAGACATAGGCAGGAAATACTAA
- a CDS encoding ROK family protein codes for MKKAYICLDIGGTKVLGAVFDENLKIVCKVKKKTKAEEGQGKIEERIINLVEELIVKSQISRESLAGIGAGAPGIINESTGEIIFTPNIPWRNYNIKKVIEGKFNVPFHIGNDVKMGVLGEWKYGVGKNRENIVGIFVGTGIGGGVIINNKLYAGAKHSGTEVGHMIINTEGPYCNCGQRGCLEAYASKIAITREIKGQIARGRESILKDLMGEDTTIIKSKMLKRAIEDRDELALEVVDKAVYYLAAGAGSLINIFNPNMLILGGGVFEALGGYMLPALQEKIKRFSMPAVLEGTEIVQSKLGDDSILYGSLALIMGTKL; via the coding sequence ATGAAAAAAGCATATATATGTTTGGATATAGGTGGTACAAAGGTTTTAGGAGCAGTATTTGATGAAAACCTCAAAATAGTATGCAAAGTAAAAAAGAAAACCAAGGCGGAAGAGGGCCAGGGGAAAATAGAGGAAAGAATTATAAACCTTGTTGAGGAACTTATTGTAAAGTCACAAATAAGCAGAGAGTCTCTTGCCGGAATAGGAGCCGGTGCACCGGGGATAATAAATGAAAGTACTGGTGAAATCATCTTTACTCCAAATATTCCATGGAGAAACTATAACATAAAAAAAGTTATTGAGGGCAAATTTAATGTACCCTTTCACATCGGAAATGACGTAAAGATGGGTGTTCTTGGTGAGTGGAAATATGGTGTCGGAAAAAATAGAGAAAATATAGTGGGTATATTTGTTGGAACAGGCATAGGCGGAGGCGTCATTATAAACAATAAGCTATATGCAGGTGCAAAGCATTCAGGAACCGAGGTTGGTCATATGATAATAAATACCGAGGGGCCTTACTGCAACTGCGGGCAGAGAGGGTGTCTTGAAGCATATGCAAGTAAGATTGCAATTACAAGGGAGATTAAGGGACAGATTGCAAGAGGCAGGGAATCAATCCTTAAGGATTTGATGGGAGAAGATACAACCATTATAAAGAGCAAAATGCTAAAAAGAGCTATTGAGGATAGGGATGAGCTGGCACTGGAGGTAGTGGATAAGGCAGTATATTATCTTGCAGCAGGTGCTGGATCCCTAATAAACATATTCAATCCTAACATGCTTATATTAGGTGGTGGAGTGTTTGAAGCCCTTGGGGGTTATATGCTTCCTGCACTTCAAGAGAAAATAAAAAGATTTTCAATGCCTGCCGTCCTTGAAGGAACTGAAATTGTTCAGTCAAAGCTTGGAGATGACTCAATCCTATATGGTTCACTGGCACTTATTATGGGTACCAAACTGTAA
- the purM gene encoding phosphoribosylformylglycinamidine cyclo-ligase, whose translation MTTYKDAGVDVEAGYKAVELMKGHVKKTFRPEVMTDLGGFGGLFSLTKDKYKEPVLVSGTDGVGTKLKIAFLLDKHDTVGIDCVAMCVNDIVCSGAEPLFFLDYIAVGKNRPEKVADIVKGVAEGCVMSGCALIGGETAEMPGFYSEEDYDMAGFAVGIVDKSKIIDGKSIKEGDKLIGLPSSGLHSNGFSLVRKLLNPSKEKLQEYVEALGSKMGDELIKPTKIYVKTILDIINKYEIKGISHITGGGFIENIPRMVPEGLRVRINKGTWPVLPIFNLLQSIANIGERDIYNTFNMGIGMVLAVSSDIAEDVVEHIKKNNEEAYLIGEIVKGEAGVDIC comes from the coding sequence ATGACGACCTATAAAGATGCAGGGGTTGACGTTGAAGCTGGTTATAAGGCTGTAGAACTTATGAAAGGCCATGTTAAAAAGACATTCAGACCTGAAGTTATGACAGATTTGGGTGGATTTGGCGGATTGTTTTCATTAACTAAAGACAAGTATAAAGAGCCTGTTTTAGTGTCCGGTACTGACGGAGTAGGGACAAAACTTAAAATAGCCTTCTTGCTGGATAAGCATGATACTGTAGGTATTGACTGTGTTGCCATGTGTGTCAACGACATAGTATGCAGCGGTGCAGAGCCTCTATTTTTTCTTGACTATATAGCAGTTGGGAAGAACAGACCTGAGAAGGTAGCTGATATTGTAAAGGGAGTGGCAGAGGGCTGTGTTATGTCAGGTTGTGCACTAATTGGCGGTGAAACAGCTGAAATGCCTGGATTCTATTCTGAGGAAGACTACGATATGGCAGGTTTTGCAGTGGGTATAGTTGATAAGAGCAAAATAATTGACGGAAAAAGCATAAAAGAGGGAGACAAACTAATTGGGCTTCCATCATCAGGGCTCCACAGCAACGGATTCTCCCTGGTAAGAAAGCTTCTTAATCCATCTAAAGAAAAGCTGCAGGAGTATGTAGAAGCATTGGGATCAAAAATGGGTGATGAGCTCATAAAGCCTACAAAGATTTATGTGAAGACAATACTCGACATAATAAATAAATATGAAATCAAGGGGATTTCTCATATAACAGGCGGTGGCTTTATTGAAAATATTCCAAGGATGGTACCGGAAGGTTTGAGAGTCAGGATCAATAAAGGAACTTGGCCTGTACTGCCAATTTTTAATTTATTGCAGAGTATAGCCAATATTGGAGAAAGGGATATTTACAACACATTCAATATGGGTATCGGAATGGTATTGGCTGTAAGCAGTGATATAGCCGAAGATGTAGTTGAACATATAAAGAAGAATAACGAGGAAGCTTACCTGATTGGTGAAATTGTTAAGGGAGAGGCCGGAGTTGATATATGTTGA
- the purE gene encoding 5-(carboxyamino)imidazole ribonucleotide mutase, whose product MCSSKDARVAIVMGSDSDLPTLKGCIKLLQEFNIKVDVMVCSAHRTPEKASEFAKKAEENGIDVIIAAAGKAAHLPGVLAAYTTLPVIGVPIKSSTLDGMDALLSIVQMPSGIPVATVAIDGAENAAILAAQILSVGYPGLREEMKAFKNKLAKKVEEKNEALQSKLVDGKWDI is encoded by the coding sequence ATGTGTTCTTCAAAAGATGCGAGAGTTGCCATAGTAATGGGCAGCGATTCCGATTTACCTACTCTTAAGGGATGTATCAAGCTTTTACAGGAATTCAACATAAAAGTGGATGTTATGGTTTGTTCTGCACACAGAACACCTGAAAAGGCATCTGAGTTTGCAAAGAAGGCAGAAGAAAACGGTATAGATGTAATAATCGCAGCTGCAGGTAAAGCTGCACACTTGCCTGGAGTATTAGCTGCTTATACCACACTGCCTGTCATCGGGGTTCCTATCAAGTCATCAACATTGGACGGAATGGATGCACTTTTATCAATAGTTCAGATGCCAAGTGGTATACCTGTTGCAACAGTTGCTATTGACGGAGCTGAAAATGCTGCCATACTTGCAGCACAGATACTGTCTGTAGGCTATCCAGGACTAAGGGAAGAGATGAAGGCCTTTAAAAATAAGCTTGCAAAAAAAGTTGAGGAAAAGAATGAAGCACTACAGAGTAAGCTTGTGGATGGAAAATGGGATATATAA
- a CDS encoding LytR C-terminal domain-containing protein: protein MAKSNKKNILNHFEHIFLLFGSIVIIVVSLVVAVNFTKDSRIFAKDKPAAQKTVTAKEKKEVPSTAAEVKKEETDATKPKNQETTSPKNERKTSEIKVEIINSTGKKGVGTTLGNTLKNSGIKVISVISGKVTTKTKVIERNDNGYGDEVISLIKTGRLSKEKIKNSNVDVTIVLGADYLP from the coding sequence ATGGCAAAATCCAATAAAAAGAATATATTAAATCATTTTGAACATATTTTTCTCTTGTTTGGCTCCATAGTAATTATTGTTGTCTCACTTGTGGTGGCTGTGAATTTTACCAAAGATTCCAGGATTTTTGCCAAGGACAAGCCGGCAGCACAAAAGACAGTGACAGCTAAAGAAAAAAAAGAAGTGCCAAGCACTGCTGCTGAAGTAAAAAAGGAAGAGACTGACGCTACTAAACCAAAGAACCAGGAGACAACAAGCCCGAAAAACGAAAGAAAGACATCGGAGATTAAGGTTGAGATAATAAACAGCACAGGCAAAAAGGGTGTTGGTACTACTCTCGGAAATACCCTTAAAAACAGCGGTATTAAAGTTATATCGGTTATTTCGGGAAAAGTCACAACCAAAACAAAAGTAATAGAAAGAAACGATAATGGCTATGGCGATGAGGTAATAAGCTTAATAAAAACAGGCAGATTGTCCAAGGAAAAGATAAAAAATTCCAATGTAGATGTAACAATTGTATTAGGTGCTGATTATTTGCCGTGA
- the nadD gene encoding nicotinate-nucleotide adenylyltransferase: MPGYIKIGISGGTFDPIHYGHLITAENIRNAIGLDKVIFVPTGMPPHKKHLNVTSPIDRLNMVKKAVYSNPYFEVSSVEVEREGYTYTIDTLKHFKRIYGEKAQMYFITGADVVKELTTWKNFEELFTMCRFISALRPDYVDESFYSDVEYLKSNYNADIIVANIPMVQISSTDIRKRVQEGKTIKYLLPECVEDYIYKNNLYRD, encoded by the coding sequence ATGCCGGGATATATTAAAATCGGAATTTCAGGTGGGACTTTTGACCCTATCCATTACGGACATCTAATAACTGCAGAGAACATAAGAAATGCCATTGGGCTGGATAAGGTCATATTTGTGCCGACGGGAATGCCTCCTCACAAAAAGCATTTAAATGTGACTTCGCCAATAGACAGGCTTAACATGGTTAAGAAGGCTGTTTATTCAAATCCTTATTTTGAGGTTTCAAGTGTAGAGGTGGAACGTGAAGGATACACTTATACAATAGACACATTGAAACATTTTAAAAGAATTTATGGGGAAAAGGCACAGATGTATTTTATTACGGGTGCGGATGTTGTAAAAGAACTGACGACCTGGAAAAACTTCGAGGAATTATTTACCATGTGCAGATTTATATCTGCATTAAGACCTGATTATGTCGATGAAAGCTTTTATAGTGATGTTGAATACCTCAAATCAAACTACAATGCCGACATAATAGTTGCCAATATACCTATGGTCCAGATTTCATCAACAGATATCAGGAAAAGAGTGCAGGAAGGGAAGACGATAAAGTATTTATTGCCTGAATGTGTTGAAGACTATATTTATAAGAACAATTTATACAGGGACTGA
- the purN gene encoding phosphoribosylglycinamide formyltransferase yields MLRIGVLVSGGGTNLQAILDKIDSGYLDNCSVVTVISSKVGVYALKRAENHNIPSEVISRKSYSSLDEFDTALIESLEKQGVELVVLAGFLSLLGERFNNHYKNRIINVHPSLIPSFCGKGYYGLIPHERAIEYGVKVTGATVHFVELEADAGPIILQKAVHINEDDTPETLQKRVMEEVEWQILPEAIRLYAQRRLKVEGRKVRILP; encoded by the coding sequence ATGTTGAGGATAGGGGTTCTAGTATCAGGAGGAGGTACCAATCTCCAGGCTATTTTGGATAAAATTGACAGCGGGTATCTGGATAACTGTTCCGTAGTGACTGTTATATCCAGCAAGGTGGGCGTATATGCTCTTAAGAGAGCTGAAAACCATAATATACCCTCTGAAGTCATATCAAGGAAAAGCTATTCCTCTCTGGACGAATTTGATACAGCACTTATAGAAAGCCTGGAGAAACAAGGGGTTGAACTGGTTGTCCTTGCTGGGTTCTTATCCCTGCTTGGTGAGAGGTTTAATAACCATTACAAAAATAGAATTATTAATGTTCACCCATCGCTGATACCATCCTTCTGCGGAAAGGGTTATTACGGGCTGATTCCACACGAAAGGGCCATTGAGTACGGGGTAAAGGTAACCGGTGCTACTGTGCATTTTGTTGAGCTTGAGGCTGATGCGGGACCAATAATACTTCAGAAGGCAGTACATATAAATGAAGATGATACTCCTGAAACCTTGCAGAAGCGGGTGATGGAAGAGGTGGAATGGCAGATTTTGCCTGAGGCTATCAGGCTTTATGCACAGCGAAGACTTAAAGTTGAGGGAAGAAAAGTTAGAATATTGCCATAA
- the purH gene encoding bifunctional phosphoribosylaminoimidazolecarboxamide formyltransferase/IMP cyclohydrolase — MVKRALISVSDKTGIVDFAKELQGMGVEIISTGGTYKTLSDAGIKVINISDITGFPECLDGRVKTLHPKVHGGLLAIRSNPDHMKQIAELGIEPIGMVIINLYPFKQTILKENVELHDAIENIDIGGPTMLRAAAKNYQDVSVIVDPSDYVTVVEELKSSKDVSLKTKFKLAYKVFEHTCHYDTLIAKYLREKIGEDTFPETMTLTFEKVQDMRYGENPHQKAVFYKEVGANKGCITSAKQLHGKELSYNNINDANGALELLKEFSEPTVVAVKHANPCGVASSDNIYDAYVKAYEADPVSIFGGIIAANREIDLKTAEEINKIFVEIIIAPSFTDEAMAVLSKKKNIRIMKLDDIGAPVPEGSYDMKKVAGGLLVQNVNRECVNKEEIKFVTEKKPDEKQIEELLFAMKVVKHTKSNGIVVAKGKQTLGVGPGQTNRIMAAKIAIEYGGERTKGAVLASDAFFPFPDCVEAAAAAGITAIIQPGGSMNDQASIDECNKHGIAMIFTGMRHFKH, encoded by the coding sequence ATGGTTAAAAGGGCCTTAATAAGCGTATCGGATAAAACCGGAATTGTAGATTTTGCAAAAGAGCTTCAAGGTATGGGAGTAGAAATAATATCAACGGGCGGAACCTATAAAACCTTAAGTGATGCTGGAATAAAAGTTATAAATATATCTGACATCACAGGCTTTCCCGAATGCCTTGACGGCAGGGTTAAAACCCTTCATCCTAAAGTCCATGGTGGGCTGCTTGCAATAAGAAGCAACCCTGATCATATGAAACAAATAGCAGAACTGGGTATAGAGCCCATTGGTATGGTTATAATAAACCTATATCCTTTCAAGCAGACAATTTTAAAAGAGAATGTTGAGCTCCATGATGCTATTGAGAATATCGATATTGGCGGTCCCACAATGCTCCGTGCAGCTGCCAAAAACTACCAGGATGTATCTGTTATAGTGGATCCTTCTGATTACGTGACTGTCGTTGAAGAATTGAAATCATCAAAGGATGTTTCCTTGAAAACAAAATTTAAGCTTGCATATAAAGTTTTTGAACATACATGTCATTATGATACCCTTATAGCTAAATACTTGAGAGAAAAGATAGGAGAAGACACCTTCCCTGAAACCATGACCCTTACATTTGAGAAGGTTCAGGACATGAGGTATGGTGAGAATCCTCATCAAAAGGCTGTTTTCTATAAGGAAGTTGGAGCAAACAAGGGGTGTATTACATCTGCGAAGCAGTTGCATGGGAAAGAGCTTTCATACAACAACATAAATGATGCCAACGGTGCACTTGAGCTCTTGAAGGAATTTTCTGAGCCCACGGTTGTAGCTGTAAAGCATGCCAACCCATGTGGAGTAGCCAGCAGCGACAATATATATGATGCATATGTAAAGGCATATGAAGCAGATCCAGTATCCATATTTGGCGGGATAATTGCTGCAAATAGAGAGATTGACCTTAAGACTGCAGAAGAAATCAATAAGATATTCGTTGAAATAATAATTGCTCCTTCCTTTACAGATGAAGCAATGGCAGTTCTTTCGAAGAAAAAGAACATAAGAATCATGAAATTGGATGACATCGGGGCACCGGTTCCTGAAGGAAGCTATGATATGAAAAAAGTAGCTGGAGGACTCCTGGTTCAAAACGTTAACCGTGAATGTGTAAATAAGGAAGAAATAAAATTTGTCACCGAGAAAAAGCCGGATGAAAAGCAAATTGAAGAGCTTTTGTTTGCAATGAAGGTTGTAAAGCATACCAAATCCAATGGCATAGTTGTGGCTAAGGGTAAGCAGACATTAGGCGTGGGTCCTGGACAGACAAATAGGATTATGGCGGCAAAGATTGCAATAGAGTACGGTGGAGAAAGAACAAAAGGAGCTGTTCTCGCATCCGATGCATTTTTCCCATTCCCTGATTGTGTAGAGGCTGCTGCTGCGGCAGGTATTACAGCAATAATACAGCCAGGAGGCTCAATGAACGATCAGGCTTCCATTGACGAATGCAATAAGCATGGAATTGCCATGATTTTCACAGGCATGAGACATTTTAAACATTAA
- the yqeK gene encoding bis(5'-nucleosyl)-tetraphosphatase (symmetrical) YqeK, whose translation MTIDEMRNKLEKTLSKKRFKHSLGVMYTAVDLAKIYGVDVEKAAVSGLLHDCAREIKGAEVFKACEKYGIEIDVFTRNQPSLLHGSIGAEIAREEYGIKDRSVLTAIKYHTTGRADMDMLEKIIYIADYIEPGRSFQGVEEARKEAFKDIDRTMLMALDRTINHIIEKKSYIHVDAIHARNYILEQMGNVKY comes from the coding sequence ATGACAATTGATGAAATGAGAAATAAATTGGAAAAAACTCTTTCAAAGAAGAGGTTTAAACACTCATTAGGGGTAATGTATACAGCTGTAGATCTTGCTAAGATCTATGGTGTTGATGTGGAAAAGGCAGCTGTATCAGGATTGCTTCATGATTGTGCAAGAGAAATTAAAGGAGCAGAAGTTTTTAAGGCCTGTGAAAAATACGGGATTGAGATTGATGTTTTTACAAGAAACCAGCCTTCACTGCTTCATGGCTCTATAGGTGCCGAAATTGCAAGGGAAGAATATGGTATAAAGGATCGATCAGTGTTAACAGCAATAAAATACCACACAACTGGACGAGCTGATATGGACATGCTTGAGAAAATTATATATATAGCTGATTATATTGAGCCTGGCAGGAGTTTTCAGGGTGTTGAGGAGGCAAGAAAAGAAGCATTTAAAGACATCGACAGGACAATGCTTATGGCCCTCGACAGAACCATCAATCATATAATCGAAAAAAAGAGCTATATACATGTTGATGCAATTCATGCAAGAAATTATATTCTTGAGCAGATGGGGAATGTTAAATATTAG
- the purF gene encoding amidophosphoribosyltransferase, producing the protein MNDYNRPDKLREECGVFGIYSNNCHDVASMSYYALYALQHRGQESCGIAVNTEGDIVHHKAMGLVPEVFSEKILDGLQGSSAVGHVRYSTTGASLLANAQPLVVKYKDGKMALAHNGNLVNASEIREKLEENGAIFQSTIDSEIMAYLISRYRGHNNSIEEAIFEMMKEVKGSYALVVLTPKKLLGIRDPFGIRPLCIGMLGDSYVLASETCALDAIGANFIRDVEPGEIVAISDEGLSSIKTNLENESKLCIFEHIYFARPDSYIDGASVYRARFEAGRLLAIENPVEADLVIGVPDSGITAALGYSEQSGIPYAQGFIKNRYVGRTFIQPDQGKREMSVRIKLNAMRNAIEGKRVIMVDDSIVRGTTSKRIVQLLRDAGATEVHLKISSPPVKWPCYFGIDTPSRKHLTAACHTVDEIKKMIGADSLSYLSIEGLISTPVGSKCGFCKACFDGDYPMQVPGEGNKFSCDGSQKE; encoded by the coding sequence ATGAATGATTATAATAGGCCGGACAAGTTGAGAGAAGAGTGTGGGGTTTTCGGTATTTACAGCAATAACTGCCATGATGTTGCAAGCATGTCCTACTATGCACTTTATGCACTGCAGCACAGAGGGCAGGAGAGCTGCGGTATAGCCGTAAACACCGAGGGTGATATAGTACATCATAAAGCAATGGGTCTTGTACCTGAGGTGTTTAGTGAAAAGATTCTAGATGGGCTTCAGGGGAGTTCTGCAGTCGGTCATGTTCGTTACTCTACTACCGGAGCCAGCCTTCTTGCAAATGCCCAGCCCTTAGTGGTCAAATACAAGGATGGGAAGATGGCTTTAGCTCATAATGGTAATCTGGTCAATGCTTCAGAAATACGAGAAAAGCTTGAGGAAAATGGTGCTATATTTCAGTCTACTATTGATTCTGAAATAATGGCATATTTAATTTCCAGATACAGGGGGCATAATAACAGCATTGAAGAAGCAATATTTGAGATGATGAAAGAAGTAAAGGGTTCTTATGCACTCGTTGTTCTTACACCTAAAAAGCTATTGGGGATCAGGGACCCCTTTGGAATAAGACCTCTATGTATAGGAATGCTGGGTGACTCTTATGTTCTTGCTTCCGAAACCTGTGCTCTTGATGCTATAGGTGCAAATTTTATCAGGGATGTAGAGCCTGGAGAAATTGTTGCTATCAGCGATGAGGGCCTTTCCAGCATAAAAACCAATTTGGAGAATGAGTCTAAACTTTGTATATTTGAACATATATATTTTGCAAGGCCGGACAGTTATATAGACGGTGCAAGCGTTTACAGGGCCAGATTTGAAGCAGGAAGACTATTAGCAATTGAAAATCCTGTGGAGGCTGACTTGGTTATAGGTGTACCTGACTCGGGAATTACAGCCGCTTTAGGATATTCTGAACAGTCGGGAATACCCTATGCACAGGGATTTATTAAGAACAGGTATGTAGGGAGAACCTTTATTCAGCCTGATCAGGGAAAACGCGAAATGAGCGTGAGAATAAAGCTCAACGCCATGAGAAATGCAATAGAAGGAAAAAGAGTTATAATGGTAGATGATTCCATAGTAAGAGGAACTACAAGTAAAAGAATAGTTCAATTGCTAAGGGATGCCGGGGCGACTGAGGTTCACCTTAAGATAAGTTCACCGCCGGTTAAATGGCCGTGTTATTTTGGCATAGATACGCCTTCTAGAAAGCACCTGACTGCTGCATGCCATACAGTTGATGAAATAAAGAAAATGATAGGGGCTGATAGCCTTAGCTATTTAAGCATCGAAGGACTTATAAGCACACCTGTCGGATCTAAGTGCGGTTTTTGCAAAGCATGTTTTGATGGTGACTATCCTATGCAGGTTCCGGGGGAAGGTAATAAATTCTCATGTGACGGTTCTCAAAAAGAATAG
- the rsfS gene encoding ribosome silencing factor, with protein MNSKEMVDKIVEILDSKKAKDINVISIENISILSDYFVICNGTSSTHIKTLADELEEKMEEQGLRCFHKEGYNSARWILLDYGDVIVHIFHEEDRGFYNLERLWSDGVLSYK; from the coding sequence TTGAATTCAAAAGAAATGGTTGATAAAATCGTAGAGATTTTAGATAGTAAGAAAGCTAAGGATATAAATGTTATAAGCATTGAAAACATATCTATTTTGTCTGATTATTTTGTAATTTGCAATGGTACTTCCTCAACACATATTAAAACACTAGCCGATGAGTTGGAAGAAAAAATGGAAGAACAGGGCTTAAGATGCTTTCACAAGGAAGGCTATAACAGTGCAAGATGGATATTACTTGATTACGGTGACGTTATTGTTCATATATTCCACGAAGAGGACAGGGGCTTTTACAATCTTGAAAGGCTTTGGTCCGATGGTGTTTTATCATATAAATAA
- a CDS encoding AEC family transporter: MTIKIIMLGILAFIGFIAGKTGYLPENSGVILSRLVVKVTAPILIFITLAGNKITGKELGNGIWIYIFGLTFMLISFLIGHILSKRLKMGVATKSIFKMHFVFGNVVFLAFPLISSVYDAASVKLALTYAVFYNLANDTLLWTLGIYLVNKHKESNWKDNLKHLINGNTIAFTLGIICILINLQNIVEHNSVVRTVYDVVFGTLKPLGETTFTLSMLFIGLILSEVKIKSRNDLLKRYPSVMLSIFKLLIIPFLAFFILKLTGNFISPMAKGIIVIQLAMPCGTIVPALASQYDSDYRFATENVFFSTIICIITLPFISGLV, translated from the coding sequence ATGACTATAAAAATAATTATGCTGGGAATTCTAGCATTCATTGGTTTTATAGCCGGCAAGACAGGTTACTTACCGGAAAACTCCGGCGTTATATTATCACGGCTCGTGGTTAAAGTCACGGCACCCATATTGATATTTATAACATTAGCCGGTAACAAAATTACAGGTAAAGAGCTTGGTAACGGCATATGGATATACATTTTCGGACTTACGTTTATGCTTATATCTTTTTTAATAGGCCATATTTTAAGTAAGAGGCTGAAAATGGGTGTGGCAACTAAAAGTATATTTAAAATGCATTTTGTCTTTGGTAACGTTGTGTTTCTGGCATTTCCTTTAATAAGTTCGGTATATGATGCAGCAAGTGTCAAGCTGGCTTTAACGTATGCTGTATTCTATAATCTGGCAAATGATACATTGCTGTGGACATTGGGAATTTATCTGGTAAATAAACATAAGGAAAGCAATTGGAAGGATAATCTTAAGCACCTAATTAACGGTAATACCATAGCTTTTACATTAGGGATAATATGCATATTGATAAATTTACAAAATATAGTAGAGCATAATTCTGTGGTAAGAACTGTATATGATGTGGTTTTTGGTACGCTAAAGCCCCTTGGGGAAACAACTTTTACACTTTCTATGTTGTTTATAGGGTTGATACTTTCGGAGGTCAAAATTAAAAGCAGGAATGATTTGCTAAAACGGTATCCTTCAGTTATGCTTAGCATCTTTAAACTTCTTATAATACCTTTTTTAGCATTCTTTATATTGAAGTTGACAGGAAACTTTATATCTCCCATGGCAAAGGGAATTATAGTTATACAGCTAGCCATGCCCTGCGGAACAATTGTTCCTGCATTAGCCTCACAATATGATTCCGATTACAGATTTGCAACGGAAAATGTATTTTTCTCAACTATAATTTGTATAATTACCTTACCGTTTATCTCAGGACTTGTTTAG